In one Bacillus mesophilus genomic region, the following are encoded:
- a CDS encoding polyprenyl synthetase family protein, whose protein sequence is MSENSFQSFSVKHKQMFEEVLYKSLEKLSSPHSLLEAMNYSLQAGGKRLRPLLLFATLYGFKKNPVLGLQVATSLEMVHTYSLIHDDLPSMDDDDLRRGKPTNHKVFGEAHAVLAGDALLTYSFQLLADLNHEEITNEMKIKLIKLLSVSAGPEGMVGGQIADLEGENQSLSINELEYIHTRKTGRLLEYSILAGAILANATDQQINHLRGFAHHLGLAFQIRDDILDVEGTEEEIGKPVGSDENNHKSTYPALLTLDGAKRKLAEHINLAKQSLSLVENMDQSYLEDICNLIAERNN, encoded by the coding sequence GTGAGTGAAAACAGTTTTCAATCCTTCTCTGTCAAGCATAAGCAAATGTTTGAAGAAGTACTATACAAATCACTAGAGAAGCTCTCTTCTCCGCATAGTTTGCTTGAAGCGATGAATTATTCTCTTCAGGCAGGTGGAAAGCGTCTTCGCCCCTTATTGTTATTTGCGACCTTATACGGATTTAAGAAAAATCCTGTGCTAGGGTTACAGGTAGCAACGTCTTTAGAAATGGTACATACATACTCCTTAATTCACGATGACCTCCCTAGTATGGATGATGATGATCTTCGCAGAGGTAAGCCGACAAATCATAAGGTGTTTGGAGAGGCCCATGCCGTTTTGGCAGGAGATGCGCTACTAACCTATAGCTTTCAATTACTTGCTGATCTTAATCATGAAGAAATTACAAATGAGATGAAGATTAAGTTGATTAAACTTTTAAGTGTTTCTGCCGGTCCAGAAGGAATGGTCGGAGGACAAATTGCAGACCTTGAAGGTGAGAATCAGTCACTTTCTATAAATGAGTTAGAATATATACATACACGAAAAACAGGTAGGCTTCTAGAATACTCTATTCTTGCAGGTGCTATATTAGCAAATGCAACAGATCAACAGATTAACCATTTAAGAGGCTTTGCCCACCACCTTGGATTAGCTTTTCAAATAAGAGACGACATATTAGATGTTGAGGGAACGGAAGAAGAGATTGGTAAGCCAGTTGGTTCCGATGAAAATAACCATAAAAGTACATATCCAGCTCTACTCACTCTTGATGGGGCAAAGCGTAAATTAGCCGAGCATATTAATCTTGCCAAACAATCACTTTCATTAGTTGAAAATATGGACCAATCTTATTTAGAGGATATATGCAATCTGATAGCAGAACGTAATAACTAA
- a CDS encoding exodeoxyribonuclease VII small subunit, which produces MSSEKKLSFEEAMDKLEEIVEKLEEGDVPLEKAIAYFQDGMTLSKLCHDKLKTIEKQMDKLLQDNGELQPIQVQEEE; this is translated from the coding sequence ATGAGTAGTGAAAAGAAATTGTCTTTTGAAGAAGCTATGGACAAGCTAGAAGAAATTGTTGAGAAGCTAGAGGAAGGGGATGTACCGTTAGAAAAGGCGATTGCTTATTTTCAGGACGGAATGACACTTTCAAAGCTTTGCCATGATAAATTAAAAACGATTGAAAAGCAAATGGATAAGCTATTACAGGATAATGGTGAGCTTCAACCAATTCAGGTACAAGAGGAGGAATAA
- the xseA gene encoding exodeoxyribonuclease VII large subunit — protein sequence MSEIRYLTVTALTKYIKKKFDVDPHMQKVFLKGEISNFKQHSRGHMYFTIKDENARIQSVMFSANNRSIKFKPEDGMKVLIQGEISVYEPNGNYQLYVTDMQPDGIGSLFLAYEELKKRLELEGLFSAVHKKAIPKYPERIGVITSPTGAAVRDIIITIKRRYPIGEIIILPTLVQGDQAAPSIVKSIKKANDFADLDVLIVGRGGGSIEELWAFNEESVARAIFESRIPIISAVGHETDFTIADFVADLRAPTPTGAAELAVPHIDELVERINQRRARLIRAMKEKSNSERKRLVNLQRSYAFRYPKQLYSQKEQQLDRLLESLQRVSNRYIEQKKYQLEKISSNLSKHQPSSQIQLQKERHLRVSREIHKLMAMTLGNKEQQFSYILSKLEGLSPLRIMDRGYSIVYSDDQENIIKSTKQVTPGNQISVRLKDGILNCEINGIEREQENE from the coding sequence ATGTCTGAGATACGGTATTTAACAGTCACTGCCTTAACAAAATACATAAAAAAGAAGTTTGATGTAGACCCGCATATGCAAAAAGTATTCTTAAAAGGGGAAATTTCTAATTTCAAACAGCACAGTCGGGGGCACATGTACTTTACGATTAAGGACGAAAATGCTCGTATACAATCTGTTATGTTTTCTGCTAATAATCGTTCCATAAAATTTAAACCTGAAGATGGGATGAAGGTACTTATACAAGGAGAAATCTCAGTATATGAACCAAACGGTAATTACCAACTATATGTAACAGACATGCAGCCTGACGGAATCGGAAGCTTATTTTTAGCATATGAAGAACTAAAAAAAAGATTGGAATTAGAAGGTTTATTCTCAGCTGTACATAAAAAAGCCATTCCCAAATACCCCGAACGAATAGGTGTCATAACATCACCTACCGGAGCAGCGGTAAGAGATATTATCATCACCATTAAAAGAAGATATCCAATCGGTGAAATTATCATTCTACCCACATTAGTGCAAGGGGATCAGGCGGCACCTTCAATTGTAAAATCCATAAAAAAAGCAAATGATTTTGCTGATTTAGATGTTCTCATTGTTGGTAGAGGTGGCGGATCTATCGAAGAACTTTGGGCGTTTAATGAGGAATCAGTAGCTCGTGCCATTTTTGAGTCAAGAATTCCAATCATCTCTGCCGTTGGTCATGAAACAGATTTTACTATTGCTGATTTCGTTGCAGATTTACGAGCACCTACGCCTACTGGGGCCGCGGAACTAGCAGTGCCACATATTGATGAACTGGTAGAAAGAATTAATCAACGACGTGCTAGGCTTATTCGGGCTATGAAGGAAAAGTCGAACAGTGAGAGAAAACGTTTGGTTAATTTGCAAAGGTCATATGCATTTCGTTATCCAAAACAGCTATACAGTCAAAAAGAACAACAACTTGATCGTCTATTAGAATCACTACAAAGAGTGAGTAATCGTTATATCGAGCAAAAAAAGTATCAGCTTGAAAAAATTAGCTCTAACCTATCAAAACATCAGCCATCTTCACAAATTCAGTTGCAGAAAGAACGTCATCTTAGAGTCAGCCGTGAAATTCATAAATTGATGGCTATGACACTTGGTAATAAGGAACAGCAGTTTTCTTACATACTTTCCAAATTAGAGGGACTAAGTCCATTAAGAATCATGGACCGAGGATATAGCATTGTGTACAGTGATGACCAAGAAAACATAATAAAATCAACCAAACAAGTTACTCCTGGAAATCAGATTAGCGTTAGATTGAAGGATGGCATACTTAATTGCGAGATTAATGGGATTGAGAGGGAACAAGAAAATGAGTAG
- the nusB gene encoding transcription antitermination factor NusB codes for MNRRQAREKALQVLFQLDLNEQEPQTAINNVLEEEEGNPFLDELVFGTTSHKEEIDTLLRSNLENWTIERIGNVDRAILRLAIYEMQFEPNIPINVTLNEAIELAKTFGDDDSGKFINSVLSKVKDQLPAK; via the coding sequence ATGAACAGAAGACAAGCAAGAGAGAAAGCACTTCAAGTCCTTTTTCAATTAGATCTTAATGAACAAGAGCCTCAAACTGCCATAAATAACGTACTTGAAGAAGAAGAGGGAAACCCCTTTTTAGATGAATTGGTTTTTGGAACAACTTCTCATAAAGAGGAAATCGACACACTTCTAAGAAGTAATTTAGAAAATTGGACGATTGAACGAATTGGGAATGTGGACAGAGCAATTTTACGACTGGCTATTTATGAGATGCAATTCGAGCCTAATATTCCAATAAATGTAACTCTGAATGAAGCAATCGAATTAGCAAAGACATTCGGTGACGATGATTCTGGGAAATTCATTAATAGTGTTTTATCTAAGGTAAAGGATCAGTTACCTGCGAAATAG
- a CDS encoding Asp23/Gls24 family envelope stress response protein: MMSDNNVLEMNQEYTSLGKVEIAPEVIEVIASIAASEVDGVSSMRGNFASGVVERLGKKNHGKGVKVELTDEGIKLDVYVTMKFGVSIPKVAKNIQDNVRQTLATMTALEIDEVNIHVVGVHFETQKHEVEIDQEM; the protein is encoded by the coding sequence ATGATGAGTGATAACAATGTACTAGAAATGAATCAAGAATATACAAGCTTAGGTAAGGTTGAAATTGCTCCTGAAGTAATTGAGGTAATTGCAAGTATCGCTGCGTCTGAAGTTGATGGGGTTTCCTCGATGAGAGGCAACTTTGCATCAGGAGTAGTAGAAAGACTTGGCAAGAAAAACCATGGTAAAGGTGTTAAAGTCGAGCTTACTGATGAAGGAATTAAGCTAGACGTTTATGTGACAATGAAATTTGGAGTATCCATTCCAAAAGTGGCTAAAAACATTCAAGATAATGTTCGTCAAACATTAGCAACAATGACAGCACTAGAAATAGATGAAGTGAATATTCATGTTGTGGGAGTTCATTTTGAAACTCAGAAGCATGAAGTTGAAATCGATCAAGAGATGTAA
- the accC gene encoding acetyl-CoA carboxylase biotin carboxylase subunit translates to MIKKLLIANRGEIAVRIIRACRELEIETVAVFSEADREALHVQLADEAYCIGPTASKDSYLNFTNIISVATLTGCDAIHPGYGFLAENADFAEICRACNIIFVGPSPEAISKMGTKDIARETMRVAGVPIVPGSKGIIKDEEEAINLANEMGYPVIIKATAGGGGKGIRVAKNEPDLIKGIRITQQEAATAFGNPGVYIEKYIEDFRHVEIQVLADNHGNVIHLGERDCTIQRRLQKLVEETPSPALSSEIREQMGEAAVKAAQAVNYSGAGTIEFIFDHHQQSFYFMEMNTRIQVEHPVTEMVTGIDLIKEMIKVASGEPLSVKQEEVTFTGWAIECRINAENPAKNFMPSPGKIEMYLPPGGLGVRVDSAAYPGYTIPPYYDSMIAKLITYGPTRKEAIARMKRALGEFVIEGIHTTIPFHLQLMDHEKFVDGDFNTKFLEIYEVMK, encoded by the coding sequence ATGATAAAAAAGTTATTAATCGCAAATAGAGGGGAAATAGCGGTTCGTATAATTAGAGCCTGCCGTGAATTAGAAATAGAAACGGTTGCTGTATTCTCAGAAGCCGATCGAGAAGCTCTTCATGTTCAGTTAGCAGATGAAGCGTATTGTATTGGACCCACTGCGTCAAAGGACAGCTACTTAAACTTTACAAACATTATTAGTGTAGCAACATTAACTGGGTGTGATGCGATTCATCCTGGCTATGGATTCCTAGCTGAGAATGCTGACTTTGCAGAAATCTGTAGAGCCTGTAATATTATATTTGTAGGACCGAGTCCTGAAGCTATATCAAAAATGGGGACAAAGGACATTGCTCGTGAGACAATGAGAGTAGCCGGAGTTCCAATTGTTCCAGGTTCTAAAGGGATTATAAAAGATGAGGAAGAGGCCATTAATCTTGCAAATGAGATGGGGTATCCAGTCATCATTAAGGCCACAGCAGGTGGTGGTGGTAAAGGAATCCGTGTAGCTAAAAATGAGCCGGATTTAATTAAAGGAATTCGGATTACTCAGCAGGAGGCTGCAACTGCTTTTGGAAACCCAGGTGTATATATTGAAAAATATATAGAAGACTTTAGACATGTGGAAATCCAGGTTTTAGCTGATAATCACGGGAATGTGATTCACTTAGGTGAACGAGATTGTACGATTCAACGTCGCCTACAAAAGCTTGTGGAAGAAACACCTTCACCAGCATTAAGTAGCGAAATTAGAGAACAGATGGGGGAAGCTGCTGTTAAAGCTGCTCAGGCTGTCAACTATTCTGGTGCAGGTACAATCGAATTCATTTTTGATCATCACCAACAAAGCTTCTACTTCATGGAGATGAACACAAGAATTCAGGTTGAGCATCCGGTAACAGAAATGGTAACAGGTATTGACCTAATTAAAGAGATGATTAAGGTAGCATCTGGAGAGCCCTTATCTGTTAAACAAGAGGAAGTTACGTTTACAGGTTGGGCGATTGAATGTAGAATCAATGCCGAAAATCCTGCGAAAAACTTTATGCCTTCGCCAGGAAAGATTGAAATGTACTTACCTCCAGGTGGACTAGGTGTGAGAGTTGACTCTGCAGCTTATCCGGGTTATACCATTCCGCCTTATTATGATTCCATGATTGCTAAGCTAATCACTTATGGACCAACAAGGAAAGAAGCAATTGCTCGTATGAAGAGAGCACTTGGGGAATTTGTAATTGAGGGAATTCATACAACGATTCCGTTCCACTTACAATTAATGGATCATGAGAAATTTGTGGATGGTGACTTTAATACAAAGTTTTTAGAAATATATGAGGTAATGAAGTAG
- the accB gene encoding acetyl-CoA carboxylase biotin carboxyl carrier protein — translation MLKIQEIRELIKLIDQASIDEFSYEHEGSKIKMKKHHNQTTVVSQSQPVEQPAQAVQPVSQPPVQAQPTPAAKVEETVSPVKVEDPSLQKIVSPMVGTFYAAPNPESGPFVKVGDKVGKDSVVCIVEAMKLFNEIEAEVSGEIVEILVENGQLVEYGQPMFLVKS, via the coding sequence ATGTTAAAAATTCAAGAAATCCGTGAATTAATAAAATTGATTGACCAAGCTTCTATTGATGAATTTAGTTATGAGCATGAGGGTTCTAAAATTAAGATGAAAAAGCACCATAATCAAACAACAGTTGTAAGCCAGTCACAGCCGGTCGAACAACCTGCGCAAGCTGTTCAACCAGTTTCACAGCCACCAGTTCAAGCTCAACCAACACCAGCTGCCAAAGTTGAAGAGACGGTGTCACCTGTTAAAGTTGAAGATCCAAGTCTACAAAAAATTGTATCACCTATGGTTGGTACATTCTATGCAGCTCCAAATCCTGAATCAGGTCCGTTTGTAAAAGTGGGCGACAAGGTAGGTAAGGATAGCGTGGTATGTATTGTAGAAGCAATGAAGCTCTTTAATGAAATTGAAGCAGAAGTAAGTGGAGAAATTGTAGAAATATTAGTTGAAAACGGTCAACTAGTTGAGTATGGACAACCAATGTTTCTGGTAAAATCGTAG
- a CDS encoding SpoIIIAH-like family protein has translation MLLKKQTVWLLTMLSLVVVLSVYYVTSPENASDNLAYEETATEEATEGTEATTTESEEAATEGEEVVVEESTEETAEEGEGTVISSVASDELFTALRLEMDDQRSKLVSDLQAIMASSDVSPEQKSDAYDKMIEVQEVSAKERVLETLIKAESDQYSDVLVRADGESVRIIVKSKDHTPAQANKIIQLVRTELGKKDVAVEFSNK, from the coding sequence ATGTTATTGAAAAAGCAAACAGTTTGGTTATTAACAATGTTAAGTTTGGTTGTAGTTTTATCCGTGTATTATGTTACTTCACCTGAAAATGCTAGTGACAACTTAGCTTACGAAGAAACAGCTACTGAAGAAGCAACAGAAGGTACTGAAGCAACAACTACAGAATCAGAAGAAGCAGCAACTGAGGGAGAAGAAGTAGTGGTTGAAGAGTCTACAGAAGAAACAGCTGAAGAAGGCGAAGGAACAGTTATTTCAAGTGTAGCAAGTGATGAATTATTTACAGCTCTTCGTTTAGAAATGGATGATCAACGCAGCAAGCTAGTAAGTGACTTACAAGCAATCATGGCTTCAAGTGATGTATCACCAGAACAAAAAAGTGATGCTTATGACAAGATGATTGAGGTTCAAGAAGTTTCTGCTAAAGAAAGAGTGTTAGAAACGTTAATTAAGGCAGAATCTGATCAATATTCTGACGTGTTAGTTCGCGCAGATGGTGAGTCTGTAAGAATCATCGTTAAGTCTAAGGATCATACACCAGCTCAAGCAAACAAAATTATCCAACTTGTAAGAACAGAGCTTGGCAAAAAGGATGTAGCAGTAGAATTCTCTAATAAGTAA
- the spoIIIAG gene encoding stage III sporulation protein AG — MEKKNNQFFHWLQSLFKKTTNEQQSSDKKLSKYHYAIVILAVGVAFMLVSNILSDSSSSAPANELEVFNQEKSEDQPTFGQKSSDTEDVLREVENHFETQLKEILQSAVGVDEVEIMVNLDATESKVFEKNVTSQTQLTDETDREGGKRKVEDTSKDEQLVIIRNGDTETPVVINIKKPAVRGVLIVANGADNIQVKKNIIEAVTRVLDVPSHRVSVLPKKKPKGES, encoded by the coding sequence ATGGAGAAAAAGAATAATCAATTCTTTCATTGGCTCCAGTCATTATTTAAAAAAACAACTAATGAACAGCAGTCATCAGATAAAAAGCTATCTAAGTACCATTATGCGATTGTCATTTTAGCAGTTGGTGTCGCATTCATGCTTGTTAGTAACATACTTTCAGATTCTTCTTCTTCTGCACCAGCAAATGAACTAGAGGTCTTTAATCAAGAAAAATCAGAAGACCAACCTACTTTTGGACAAAAAAGTAGTGATACTGAAGATGTTCTCCGAGAGGTTGAGAATCACTTTGAGACTCAATTAAAAGAGATCCTTCAATCAGCTGTAGGTGTAGACGAGGTTGAAATAATGGTAAATCTAGATGCAACAGAATCTAAGGTTTTCGAAAAAAATGTAACTTCCCAGACCCAGCTTACGGATGAGACAGACCGGGAAGGGGGGAAACGAAAGGTAGAAGATACTTCTAAAGATGAGCAGCTGGTTATCATTCGTAATGGAGATACAGAAACACCAGTTGTCATTAATATTAAAAAACCTGCAGTTAGAGGGGTTTTAATAGTAGCAAATGGTGCAGATAACATCCAGGTTAAGAAGAATATTATTGAAGCAGTAACACGTGTACTTGATGTTCCAAGTCACCGCGTGTCCGTATTACCAAAGAAAAAACCTAAGGGGGAATCATAA
- the spoIIIAF gene encoding stage III sporulation protein AF, with the protein MEFLTGWIANIIVFILLATIVDMLLPNSNLQRYAKMVTGLLLIVIILTPLFKFFSTNFEEILATATTPVPAEEENIENLIEFKKKEIQALNRAYSLEEVAVQMKEGVADEMMKRFDLHVSHVFIELDESINASSDSTEHFSVIVQLSEQKVETEDAIPVVKEVKIDTSKELPKKDNIKVDETKIVSYLATEWQLNPQQINVALEGGESDLDGEKE; encoded by the coding sequence ATGGAGTTTTTGACAGGATGGATTGCTAATATTATTGTCTTTATTTTGCTAGCTACCATTGTGGATATGCTTCTACCAAATTCAAATCTTCAACGCTATGCAAAAATGGTCACTGGCTTGCTGTTAATTGTTATTATTTTGACTCCACTTTTTAAATTTTTTAGCACAAACTTTGAAGAAATCCTTGCTACAGCAACAACTCCGGTCCCAGCAGAAGAAGAAAACATAGAAAATTTAATAGAATTTAAGAAAAAAGAAATACAAGCACTAAATCGTGCATATAGTTTAGAAGAAGTGGCTGTCCAAATGAAAGAAGGAGTAGCGGACGAGATGATGAAGCGATTTGATCTACACGTTTCTCACGTGTTCATTGAACTAGATGAATCTATCAATGCTTCATCAGATTCTACAGAGCACTTCTCCGTAATCGTACAGCTATCAGAGCAAAAAGTAGAAACAGAGGATGCAATTCCTGTTGTTAAAGAGGTGAAGATTGATACGAGCAAAGAGCTACCTAAAAAAGACAATATCAAAGTAGATGAAACAAAAATCGTATCTTACCTTGCAACAGAATGGCAACTCAATCCACAACAGATCAATGTAGCATTGGAAGGGGGGGAGAGCGACCTAGATGGAGAAAAAGAATAA
- the spoIIIAE gene encoding stage III sporulation protein AE has product MSSRLITAIVILLIFICSPLSVQASAPTIQDKVIDEQLDRLGIEEIRKFWDDIVEDYGGYLPESQKGSFMDFVKGEKKFSVEQWLQGLAKFLFHELIANGKLLGTLIMLTIFCMLLQSLQNAFEQSTVSKVAYALIYMVLIILALNSFRVAISYTEEAIQTMISFIIALIPLLLALISVSGGVLSAAFFHPIIIFLMNTSGLLIQYVVLPMLFLSALLSIVSTLSDHYKVTQLAELLRKTSIALLGIFLTVFLGVISVQGASSAVADGITIRTAKFVTGNFIPVVGRMFTDATDTVISASALLKNTVGIVGVIMLLLIAAFPAIKVLSLAFIYKFAAAILQPLGGGPVIQCLDIIGKSVIYIFAALAIVSLMFFLSLTIIIAAGNITLMMR; this is encoded by the coding sequence ATGAGTTCACGGTTGATCACTGCAATAGTAATTTTGCTCATTTTTATATGTTCTCCTTTAAGTGTACAAGCTTCTGCTCCTACCATCCAAGACAAAGTGATCGATGAACAGTTAGATAGATTAGGAATTGAGGAAATCAGAAAATTTTGGGATGACATCGTCGAAGATTATGGTGGCTACCTACCAGAAAGTCAGAAAGGTAGTTTCATGGATTTCGTAAAAGGTGAGAAGAAATTTTCTGTAGAGCAATGGTTGCAAGGGTTAGCGAAATTCTTATTTCATGAACTTATTGCAAATGGAAAGCTTCTCGGTACTTTGATTATGTTAACCATATTCTGTATGCTTCTTCAATCACTACAAAATGCATTTGAGCAAAGCACTGTAAGCAAGGTGGCTTATGCTCTGATCTATATGGTGTTAATCATTCTAGCACTTAATAGCTTTCGAGTGGCTATTTCCTACACAGAAGAAGCAATACAAACGATGATTAGCTTCATTATTGCATTAATACCACTACTGCTAGCATTAATTTCTGTTTCTGGTGGGGTCCTGTCCGCAGCATTTTTTCATCCCATTATTATTTTCTTAATGAACACAAGCGGACTACTTATTCAATATGTAGTGTTGCCGATGCTATTTCTCTCTGCTCTCTTGAGTATTGTAAGTACCCTCTCAGATCATTATAAAGTCACTCAATTGGCAGAGTTGTTACGTAAGACAAGCATTGCATTGTTAGGAATATTTTTAACAGTATTCTTAGGAGTCATTTCGGTCCAAGGCGCATCAAGTGCGGTAGCGGACGGAATAACCATTCGAACAGCTAAATTTGTTACAGGTAATTTTATCCCTGTTGTAGGTCGAATGTTTACTGATGCGACAGATACTGTGATAAGTGCTTCTGCTCTTTTGAAAAATACAGTTGGAATTGTAGGAGTCATTATGCTCCTATTAATTGCAGCTTTTCCAGCGATAAAAGTGTTATCACTAGCTTTTATTTATAAATTTGCTGCAGCGATCCTTCAACCATTAGGTGGAGGTCCAGTTATTCAATGTCTAGATATCATCGGGAAAAGTGTCATTTATATCTTTGCAGCACTTGCGATCGTTTCCTTAATGTTCTTCTTAAGTTTAACGATCATTATTGCTGCAGGTAATATCACGCTCATGATGAGGTAG
- the spoIIIAD gene encoding stage III sporulation protein AD — protein MQILQIVGIGLVATFLALIVKEQKPIFAFMLVVFVGCSIFFFLIGQIQEIITMLERIAVNANVNLMYVETILKIIGIAYIAEFGAQITRDAGQGAIASKIELGGKILIMAMAIPILTVIIETILGLLPS, from the coding sequence ATTCAGATTCTACAAATTGTCGGCATTGGTCTCGTTGCAACCTTTCTGGCCTTAATCGTAAAAGAACAAAAACCCATATTTGCTTTCATGCTGGTGGTCTTTGTTGGCTGTAGTATTTTTTTCTTTTTAATCGGACAAATTCAAGAAATTATTACAATGCTTGAACGCATCGCCGTAAATGCAAACGTTAATTTAATGTACGTCGAAACCATTTTGAAAATTATTGGAATCGCCTATATTGCTGAATTCGGTGCACAAATTACGAGAGATGCTGGACAAGGTGCCATTGCTTCTAAAATTGAATTAGGCGGAAAAATCCTTATCATGGCAATGGCAATACCAATCCTCACCGTTATTATTGAAACTATCTTAGGACTACTTCCATCTTAA
- the spoIIIAC gene encoding stage III sporulation protein AC — protein MEIDVGTIFQIAGVGIVVAFLHTVLKQMGKEDYAHWVTLVGFVYIIFQVITIMDALFKKIKAVFLFQG, from the coding sequence ATGGAGATAGATGTTGGTACAATTTTTCAAATTGCAGGAGTAGGGATCGTTGTAGCCTTTCTTCATACCGTACTAAAACAGATGGGGAAGGAAGACTATGCACATTGGGTAACACTGGTTGGGTTTGTTTATATTATTTTTCAGGTAATAACCATCATGGATGCATTATTTAAAAAAATAAAGGCTGTCTTCCTCTTTCAAGGTTAG
- the spoIIIAB gene encoding stage III sporulation protein SpoIIIAB, producing the protein MVKLLGALFILLATTWTGFEAAKHLSERPRQLRQLKVALQSLEAEIMYGHLPLYDACIHISKQLKKPLSWFFEDFAKRLKDGEANVRVAWHDSLLDVKRFTAFKQGEIEILQQFGETLGQHDRTAQQKHILLALTHLDREEHEAREKQAKYERMIKSLGFLSGLLLIVLLL; encoded by the coding sequence ATGGTAAAGCTTCTCGGGGCTTTATTCATCTTATTAGCAACTACGTGGACAGGTTTTGAGGCTGCCAAGCATTTGAGTGAACGACCAAGGCAGCTTAGACAGCTAAAGGTTGCTCTACAATCCTTGGAGGCTGAAATTATGTATGGGCATCTTCCTTTATATGATGCATGTATACATATTTCAAAACAGCTAAAAAAGCCTTTATCTTGGTTTTTTGAGGACTTTGCAAAAAGGTTAAAAGATGGTGAGGCAAATGTAAGAGTGGCCTGGCATGATAGCTTGCTAGATGTGAAAAGATTTACTGCATTTAAGCAAGGTGAAATCGAAATTTTACAGCAGTTTGGTGAAACATTAGGACAACATGATCGTACCGCGCAGCAAAAACATATTTTACTAGCTTTAACCCATTTAGATCGTGAGGAACATGAAGCACGAGAAAAGCAGGCTAAATACGAAAGAATGATAAAAAGCTTAGGCTTCCTATCAGGCTTACTCTTGATAGTATTGCTGCTGTAA